The Salegentibacter mishustinae genomic interval GGAGCAAAACCCCGGGTACTGGATTTTGAGGGTGGAAATTTGGCTCTTTCAAGTACAGATTTCCTTAACCTGAAAAAACTACCTGAATCGCTTTTATTTATTGGAGGTGGCTACATTGCCTTTGAATTTGCTCATATCGCTGCACGGGCTGGTGCCGATGTTACCATATTGCATCGTGGTGATCACCCATTAGAAAACTTTGATCATGACATTGTACAACATCTTGTGAATGCAACCCGAAACCTGGGAATTAAACTTGTTTTGGAAACTGAAGTCTCTAAAATTGAAAAGAAAGAAGATCATTATGTAGTTACAGGAAAATCAAATGGAAAAGAGGCCACTTATAAGACTGACTCTGTCTTTAACTCGGCCGGTCGTCCTCCCGCCATATTTGATTTAGATTTGGAAAAAGCAGGGATATCTTTTTCAAAAAAAGGAATTGCGGTAAATGAATACCTTCAAAGTACCTCTAACGCCAATATTTATGCAGCGGGAGATTCGGCAGATTCAAGAGGATTACCCCTTACCCCTGTTGCAGTAATGGAAGGGCATGTTGTGGCATCAAATATCATCAAAGGGAACAAGAAAAAAGTTAATTATCCACCAATGCCTTCCGTAGTTTTTACTTTGCCTACCCTGGCATCAGTAGGATTAACCGAAGCAGAAGCCAAATCAAAACAGATAGAATATCAGGTCAATTATAACCATGCGGAAAGCTGGTTCAATGCAAAAAGACTGAATGTTAAGGAATATGCCTACAAAACTATCATTGATAAAGAGAATCAGACTATTCTTGGCGCACATTTAATAGGACCTAACACGGAGGAAACCATCAATTTATTTGCCATGGCGATAAAGACCAAAATGAAAATCAATGAGTTAAGAACGATGATCTTTACGTATCCAACTTTGTCATCAGATATCCCTCATATGCTTTAAAAATAAATAGATTATGGAAATAGAACTAGTTTCTACCATTACATGTCCTGGTTGCGGACACACAAAAGAAGAGGAAATGCCCACAACAGCCTGTCAGTTTTTTTACCAATGTGATAATTGCAAGCATTTATTAAAACCAAAAGAAGGTGATTGCTGTGTTTATTGTTCTTATGGTAATGTTGCCTGTCCACCCATTCAGGAAGGAACAAATTGCTGCTAAAAATTTAAAATACTTTTGGTGACCTCCCCCACTCCAGATGTATCTTGCTGAAAATTAAAAGTATGATTCCTAGAGATCTAAGTAAAGATATAAAAACTCGCTTGCAGAGCATCAGCGGCCAGCTTAACGGACTTATAAAAATGCTGGATGAAAATAAAGATCCAGAAAAGATTCTGATCCAGTTCAAAGCGGCGCAAAAAGGACTTGATAAGGCGCATTTTCTTCTTTTAGATGAAGTGTACCGCAAAGCGCTGGCGATCACAATTTCAGAAACTGTGGAAGCCTGTCCCGGTAATTGCGGTAATGAAGAGCGAATTGAATTTATTCGCAAACAATTTCCCGACCTTGAGCTTAACAGCCTTACCGATAAAATGAAGGAGATTGATGAACTTAAACGAAGGCTGGAATCTTACATTTCCGAAAATAGATCAGAGTAAAACATTCAAAAATTTTCCATTTAATTTTAATACTAATAAAAATCTGTCGTAAAAAAGCAGGTTTTTTTATTTGGAGACCACCCCGGTTCCGCTCTTATCTTTGGATTGTTCTTTAATAAGAAGGATAAAACTGATTGTTAATTTAAATTCAAAAAAAAATGAAAAGACAAATAGAAATATTTACGGCAAATTGTCCGGTTTGTGATCCGGTTGTAAAAATGGTGAAAGAGTTGTCCTGCGATAGTTGCGAGATTACCACCTATAACCTGGTGGAACAATGTGAGGATAAGACCTGTATAGACAAAGTGCAGGAGTACGGTGTAAAGAGAATTCCCGCGGTGGCGGTTGATGGAAAATTGCTTGAGTGCTGTACAAACAATGGTATAAGCAAAGAAAAACTTATCGAAGCAGGAATAGGAAAAGCCAGTTAGCAAAACCATCGTACTGAAATTAAAATCTGAAACTTTTTATGGCAGCCATTTTTGGCTGCCTTTTTTTTTAATCAAATTAAAATGTTAAATCTTTATTAATCGGCTTGCCTACCCCCCGGGCTATGAGTCGATATTTGAAAAGAGGTTCGGCTCTTAATCTTTTATTTCTGATTTCCGAGCAAATCAGGAAGTAACTAAAACCATTTAAATTATGAAACCATTAAGTTCAGAAATGCAAAAATGTATCGATGATTGCAACGCCTGCATTACTGCGGCGAGAATTTGCCTTGACCAACATTTGGGGGAACCAGACATGAAAGAATGCCACAAATTTTGTCTGGATTGTATTGCTTTATGCACAGCCTGTGTTCAACTACTTGCAAGCCAGTCTGATTATTCAAAACGCCTATGTGCCATTTGTGCCGACTTATGTAAAGCCTGTGCTGATGAATGTGCAAAGTTTGACAGTGAAGTTTGCCAGCAATGCGCAGAAAAATGTCGAACCTGTGCCGAAAGCTGTAAAGAAATGGCAGCTTAAAAAAAATGTAAAAAAATTTTAAAAGGAGCGGCTAAAAAGTTGCTCCTTTTTTTTAATAAAGAAAGCTAACATTAGGATACCACCCCAGGTTAGATTTTATGTTTGACATCTTTATAACTGTGAGATGGCAGTTTATTCAAGAAGCCAAATAAATATAACAGCTTTAAAATTCCCAGTAAAAATAATACAGAGTAATGGAAAATCCCAATTCAAATAAACCCTTAAAAACCATTTTTGCTCCCCTGGCCATGGCAGCGGGCTTAATATTTTTTCAGGCGTATATGATAGCGCCACTTATTCCTAAACTGGCAACTATTTTTAATGTATCAGAACAGCGGATTGGTCTTATAGTACCAGCTTATATGCTGGCTTACGGAGTTTCAGTCCTGTTTTATGGTTTCATATCCGATAAATTTGGAAGAAAACGCATACTTCAAATATCCCTACTGGCTTTTATTGTATTAACAGCGATAACCGCCCTGGTGCAATCT includes:
- a CDS encoding dihydrolipoyl dehydrogenase family protein — encoded protein: MKKYDVFVIGSGMSGMTAANKCASKGLKVGITDELPYGGTCALRGCDPKKVIIGATEVRDFAERLKGNGIDTVPKVNWEDIMAFKQSFVDAMPPKIEKGYKNKDIDTYHTSAKFLSDNTLELGDEVIEADKFVIATGAKPRVLDFEGGNLALSSTDFLNLKKLPESLLFIGGGYIAFEFAHIAARAGADVTILHRGDHPLENFDHDIVQHLVNATRNLGIKLVLETEVSKIEKKEDHYVVTGKSNGKEATYKTDSVFNSAGRPPAIFDLDLEKAGISFSKKGIAVNEYLQSTSNANIYAAGDSADSRGLPLTPVAVMEGHVVASNIIKGNKKKVNYPPMPSVVFTLPTLASVGLTEAEAKSKQIEYQVNYNHAESWFNAKRLNVKEYAYKTIIDKENQTILGAHLIGPNTEETINLFAMAIKTKMKINELRTMIFTYPTLSSDIPHML
- a CDS encoding metal-sensitive transcriptional regulator is translated as MIPRDLSKDIKTRLQSISGQLNGLIKMLDENKDPEKILIQFKAAQKGLDKAHFLLLDEVYRKALAITISETVEACPGNCGNEERIEFIRKQFPDLELNSLTDKMKEIDELKRRLESYISENRSE
- a CDS encoding thioredoxin family protein; translation: MKRQIEIFTANCPVCDPVVKMVKELSCDSCEITTYNLVEQCEDKTCIDKVQEYGVKRIPAVAVDGKLLECCTNNGISKEKLIEAGIGKAS
- a CDS encoding GDCCVxC domain-containing (seleno)protein → MEIELVSTITCPGCGHTKEEEMPTTACQFFYQCDNCKHLLKPKEGDCCVYCSYGNVACPPIQEGTNCC